In Fibrobacter sp. UWP2, the following are encoded in one genomic region:
- a CDS encoding MlaD family protein, translating into MRLKPIKHINWMEMSGLLVGIFFTAAVLIFGLVLYTKLFNSGMIGVEEYKLHSSFEKAMGLRPGTRVQISGVDVGQISDMKIEGDGVFMEFTIRKEFQNWITDSATVYAIRDQNVISARVITIDCRRGKGRVLEEGDYLPAGKAQDIETVLETANELLGRVNKLIDAADTLVAMTMDTSTTIGAVFGSRTLYDNLNRQLNRLDMITYAGKNALVKTSNLLDTLNVAVPPLLNRVDGITTDLSTMVTEFKPLPQKVDTLLANVDGLMGSVDSTMGRVDNLLGDAGKMLTGLGDFIETTEGTLQNADDLMDGISNMWIVRRSMPKKDSVPFMVETLW; encoded by the coding sequence ATGAGACTCAAGCCTATTAAACATATCAACTGGATGGAAATGTCCGGACTTTTAGTCGGCATCTTCTTTACAGCTGCAGTCCTGATCTTTGGGCTTGTCCTCTATACAAAGCTTTTTAACAGCGGCATGATCGGCGTCGAGGAGTACAAACTCCACAGCTCCTTCGAAAAGGCCATGGGCCTCCGTCCTGGCACCCGCGTCCAAATCAGCGGCGTGGACGTCGGACAAATTTCTGACATGAAAATCGAAGGCGATGGCGTGTTCATGGAGTTCACCATCCGCAAAGAATTCCAGAACTGGATTACCGACAGCGCCACTGTTTACGCCATCCGCGACCAGAACGTGATCTCGGCTCGTGTGATTACCATCGACTGCCGCCGTGGCAAAGGGCGTGTTCTTGAAGAAGGCGACTACCTGCCCGCAGGCAAGGCGCAAGACATCGAGACCGTCCTTGAAACAGCCAACGAACTACTGGGCCGCGTAAACAAGCTCATTGACGCCGCCGACACACTGGTCGCCATGACCATGGACACAAGTACGACCATTGGCGCCGTATTCGGTTCCCGCACGCTTTACGACAACCTCAACAGGCAGCTCAACCGCCTCGACATGATTACCTACGCCGGAAAGAACGCCCTTGTCAAGACGAGCAACCTGCTCGATACGCTCAATGTGGCGGTTCCTCCCCTGCTGAACCGCGTCGACGGGATAACCACAGACCTTTCGACCATGGTCACCGAATTCAAGCCACTCCCGCAAAAGGTGGACACCCTCCTTGCCAACGTGGACGGGCTCATGGGATCGGTTGACTCTACCATGGGGCGCGTCGACAACCTCTTGGGTGATGCAGGCAAAATGCTCACCGGTCTCGGCGACTTTATCGAAACGACCGAAGGCACCCTGCAAAACGCAGACGACTTGATGGACGGCATCTCAAACATGTGGATAGTCCGCAGATCCATGCCTAAAAAGGATTCCGTCCCGTTCATGGTGGAGACTCTATGGTAA
- the pyrF gene encoding orotidine-5'-phosphate decarboxylase, whose amino-acid sequence MNFHERLETRIAKCGNPVCLGMDPVLKLIPVEGSAEEKIKRFYLDILECALKRNVTPAVVKPNSAYYESVSVQALLVLQELIEAYKSAGIPVILDAKRGDIGKSSAAYAAAAYDVYKADAVTVSPWMGADSVGPFIRENSENGAYVLLRTSNKGAHDFQDMPVIRSDDPRDVAQAFYSVADKIMEWDGSLGYLGAVVGATHPEELEQITAYCAAKGHEIPFLIPGVSIPGVPGGQGGDAKTVLTAIANGGGKHKFHVLNSSSGLNFAWQRNNTPANYANDCIDALERLAEACTL is encoded by the coding sequence ATGAACTTCCACGAACGTCTCGAGACTCGTATTGCCAAGTGCGGTAACCCGGTTTGCCTGGGCATGGACCCTGTGCTCAAGCTCATTCCGGTCGAAGGGAGCGCCGAAGAAAAAATCAAGCGTTTTTACCTCGATATTTTGGAATGCGCCCTCAAGCGCAATGTGACTCCCGCCGTGGTGAAACCGAACAGCGCTTATTACGAAAGTGTTAGCGTGCAGGCTTTACTTGTGTTGCAGGAACTCATCGAGGCCTACAAAAGCGCCGGCATCCCGGTGATTCTCGATGCCAAGCGCGGTGACATCGGCAAGTCGAGTGCTGCCTACGCCGCTGCCGCTTACGACGTTTACAAGGCCGACGCGGTGACGGTTTCCCCGTGGATGGGTGCCGATTCCGTTGGCCCATTCATTCGCGAGAATTCCGAGAACGGCGCCTATGTGCTGCTCCGCACGAGCAACAAGGGCGCCCACGACTTCCAGGACATGCCGGTCATCCGTAGCGATGACCCGCGCGATGTGGCGCAGGCGTTCTACTCGGTGGCAGACAAGATTATGGAATGGGACGGTAGCCTTGGTTACCTCGGTGCCGTAGTGGGTGCAACCCACCCCGAAGAACTGGAACAGATCACAGCCTACTGTGCCGCCAAGGGGCACGAGATACCGTTCCTCATCCCTGGCGTTTCGATTCCGGGCGTGCCCGGTGGCCAGGGCGGTGACGCCAAGACTGTCTTGACGGCGATTGCAAACGGCGGCGGCAAGCACAAGTTCCATGTGCTCAACAGCTCGAGCGGTTTGAATTTTGCCTGGCAGCGCAACAATACGCCGGCGAACTACGCCAACGATTGCATTGACGCGTTGGAGCGTTTGGCCGAGGCTTGCACCCTTTAG